From one Lycorma delicatula isolate Av1 chromosome 2, ASM4794821v1, whole genome shotgun sequence genomic stretch:
- the Arr1 gene encoding arrestin 1, translating into MVFNFKVFKKVSPNGKLTLYLGKRDFVDHISSVEPIDGVAVLHDDYLRERKIFGQVICSFRYGREEDEVMGLNFQKELYLASEQVYPPPEKREHNLTKLQERLLKKLGPNAFPFTFTIPPSAPASVTIQPGPEDEGQPCGVQYFVKIFAGENETDRSHRRSTVSLGIRKIQYAPSKQGRQPCTVVRKDFMLSPGELELEVVLDKQLYQHGEKIAVNICIRNNSNKVVKKIKAMVHQGVDVMIFQNGQYRTAVASVETQEGCPINPGSSLQKVIYLVPVLESNKERRGIALDGQLKHQDTNLASSTLLASPDVRDAFGIVVSYTVKVKLYLGALGGEVTAELPFILMNPKPGSSPKVIHADSQADIENFHQDTVDVDSKTAVPVC; encoded by the exons aTGGAGTGGCTGTACTTCATGATGATTACCTTCGTGAACGAAAAATATTTGGACAAGTGATATGTAGCTTCCGTTATGGAAGAGAAGAAGATGAAGTGATGGGACTGAATTTCCAGAAAGAGCTTTATTTGGCATCAGAACAAGTCTATCCTCCACCTGAAAAACGAGAACATAATTTAACAAAGCTCCAG GAAAGACTGTTGAAAAAGCTTGGTCCAAATGCATTtccatttacatttacaattccACCTAGTGCTCCAGCATCAGTAACTATTCAACCTGGACCAGAAGATGAAGGACAGCCTTGTGGAGTGCagtactttgtaaaaatatttgctgGAGAAAATGAAACCGATCGTTCTCATCGAAG GAGCACTGTGTCATTGGGAATTCGAAAAATTCAATATGCTCCATCTAAACAAGGTCGTCAGCCATGCACAGTTGTACGCAAGGACTTTATGCTTAGTCCTGGTGAATTAGAACTTGAAGTGGTTCTTGATAAACAg cTGTACCAACATGGTGAAAAAATTGCAGTTAACATCTGTATTCGTAACAACAGTAACaaagttgtgaaaaaaattaaagcaatggTCCATCAAGGAGTTGATGTAATGATATTCCAAAATGGGCAATATAGAACAGCTGTAGCTAGTGTAGAAACaca AGAAGGATGTCCCATAAATCCAGGCTCTTCActtcaaaaagtaatatatttggtACCAGTTCTTGAATCAAACAAAGAACGCCGTGGAATTGCCTTGGATGGTCAGTTAAAACATCAGGATACGAATCTTGCTTCTTCTACACT attAGCTTCTCCAGATGTACGTGATGCATTTGGTATTGTTGTTTCCTAcactgtaaaagtaaaattatatctaGGAGCACTTGGAGGTGAAGTAACAGCTGAGTTACCTTTTATTCTTATGAATCCCAAG CCTGGTTCCAGTCCAAAGGTGATTCATGCTGATAGCCAAGCTGACATAGAAAATTTCCATCAAGATACAGTAGATGTTGATTCAAAGACAGCTGTACCAGtctgttaa